One genomic window of Chloroflexota bacterium includes the following:
- a CDS encoding 30S ribosomal protein S18, which yields MTVSAYQQRRYFKPKNCRFCADSKVKIDYKETDLLRQYVHEDGKIRPRRQTGTCAKHQRAITKAVKRSRHIALLPFVGEVLR from the coding sequence ATAACTGTGAGTGCATACCAACAGAGGCGTTATTTCAAGCCGAAAAACTGCCGGTTTTGCGCAGACAGCAAAGTCAAGATTGATTATAAAGAGACTGATCTGTTACGCCAGTATGTGCATGAGGACGGAAAAATCCGTCCTCGTCGCCAAACCGGCACCTGCGCCAAGCACCAACGCGCCATCACAAAAGCAGTAAAGCGTTCCCGACATATTGCGCTATTGCCATTTGTTGGCGAAGTTTTACGCTAG